From Pedobacter aquae:
TAACTTCCTTTATTGACATGCCAAATACATTTCCGAATGTTTTGACCATGGACATCTTAAATGAAAAATATCAAATAGCCTCAGAAAAATCTTTAGCTAATTATGGCTTCTTGTTAGGTGTTAATGATGATAATCTGGATTACGTTATTAATCTAGATACATCTAAATTGTTGGGCGTTACTGATGACGGACTTTACTTTACTAAAAAAGGGAACCTATTGGCAGACAATCCTGAAACCATGGAAAAACTATTTGCCAACTGTAAATCTATCATTGCTATCCATTCTGAAAAAGAACAAATAGTTGAAGAGAATGAAAACGTTTATCGTGAAAAATATGGCGATGATGTGCCTATTGCATTTCATCCTCAGATAAGAAGTGAAAAGGCATGTTACGAGGCCAGCAAAAGAGCCATAGACATTGCAAATAAACACAAAGCCCGACTTCATATTCTGCATTTGACCACAGAAGCAGAAACGCATCTCTTTCGAAATGATATTCCTTTGAAAGAGAAAAATATTACAACTGAGGTATCGGTTCATCACTTGTGGTTTTCTGATCAAGATTATCAGCGTTTAGGAACGCTCATAAAATGGAACCCAGCCATCAAAACAGAAAAAGATAAAAAAGGACTATTGAAAGCATTATTAGACGATAGAATAGACATCGTAACCACAGACCACGCTCCTCATACTTTGGAAGAAAAACAAAAACCTTACTTTCAATCCATGTCAGGCGCACCAATCGTTCAGCACTCCTTAAATATTATGCTTGAATTTTATAAACAAGGGCTTATCTCTCTAGAGAAAATTGCTGAAAAAATGTGCCATAACCCAGCAACATTATATAGTATTGAAAATAGAGGTTTTATACGTGAAGGCTACTTTGCAGACTTAAGTATTGTTGACCTCGATTCTGTTTGGACAGTTAGCAAAGAAAATATTTTATCAAAATGTGGCTGGTCGCCATTAGAAGGAACAACATTCCAAACGAAAGTGACTCATTCATTTGTAAATGGCAACTTAGTTTACAACAACGGACAGTTTAATGAAAGCATAAAAGGTAAAGCGCTAACATTAACAAATAATACCCAAAGAAAATAGATTGAGTGATACTTTCCATAGGTTGAAAAACAAATTGAGGTAGATTTTAATAGTGGTCCCCGCGGGAATCGAACCCACATCTAAAGTTTAGGAAACTTCCCTGCCTGCCGTTGAGTAGGTCTGTTTAACGGCAGGTAGATATTCTTATCCGTTGAACTACGTAAGCAATGATTTTAGAAATTCCTTACCAATGCCACTCTTATAGTACTTTTCTTTTTTTCTAGCAGAATCTCTGCCTTGTACCTCCTCAAAATATAATAATGTCCATGGTCTAAATCCCTTTGTTGATTTAGTTTTACCACTGTTATGCTCATGGATACGCTTATCTAAGTCACCACTAAAACCAACATAAATTCTTTTATCCTTTGCACTTATGAGAGCGTAAACAAAAAACTTATCTTCCATAGGTTGAAAAACAAATTGAGGTAGATTTTAATAGTGGTCCCGGCGGGAATCGAACCCACATCTAAAGTTTAGGAAACTTCTATTCTATCCGTTGAACTACGGGACCTAATTTAATATTTGTTTTTTTGTACCCCACAGTCTAAAGTTCAAGAAACTTCCCTACCTAACGGCAGGCAGGCCTACCTAACGGCAGGCAGGCCTACCTAACGGCAGGCAGGCCTACCTAACGGCAGGCAGGTATTCTATCCGTTGAACTACGGGACCTTTCAATTTTTGATTTACGAATTAAATCCAAACTCGTCAATCAAAAAATTACCTAATTACAGAACCGTTATTAATATCACTTTCTGTTGGTGCTACAAAACTAAGTTTTCCTGATGAATTTTCGGCCATTAAAATCATCCCTTGAGATAAAATTCCTTTAATTTCTCTTGGTTCTAGGTTTACAAGTATACTCACTTGCTGTCCAATGATTTTTTCTGCTTCGTAAAACTCTGCAATACCAGATACTACTGTTCTCACATCAATACCGGTATCAATTTTTAGTTTCAGCAATTTCTTTGTTTTAGCAACTTTCTCGGCTTCTAAAATAGTTCCCGTTCTTATATCTAAGCCAGAAAACTGCTCGAAACTGATATTTTCTTTAGCAGGAGCTACAGCACTAGCCTCCTCTTTTACTTGCTCTAAAGATGCTTTTTTTGCTATTAATTTTTGAATTTGGCGCTCTATCACCTCATCTTCAATTTTCTCGAACAATAAAGCTGCTGTATTTAACTGATGGCCGCCTTCAAAAACAATCTCGTCATCAAAAGATAAATTATTTTTAAGATTCAACATAGCAAAAATCTTTTCGGCAGTGTTGGGCAAAAATGCTTGTAAACAGGTTGCAGCATGCGCTATAATATGTAAACAATTATGTAAAACTTCTCTAGCAGCTTCCGGATTTTCCTTATAAGCTTTCCAAGGCTCATGCTCTGTTAAATATCGATTACCCAAACGGGCAATTTCCATGGCTGCTGTTTGTGCCTGTCTAAATTTATAAGACTCAAATGCTTGCTCTACCTCATCATAACAATTACCTATAGCTTCGTTAATAGCTTTATCAGAAAGGTCTATTTTACCCGAGCCAGCAACAATACCATCAAAGTATTTATGCATCAAAATCATGACCCTATTCACAAAATTACCTAAGATAGCCACCAACTCGTTATTTACTCTTGCTTGGTAATCTTTCCAAGTAAACTCGCTATCGCTGGTTTCTGGTGCAATGGCAGTGAGGTAATATCTTAACTCATCAATCTTATGAGGAAAATCTTCCAGATACTCATGCATCTCTATGCTCCAACCTCTAGAAGTAGACATTTTATCGCCTTCTAGGTTCATAAACTCATTAGCCGGAACGTTCTCAGGCAAAATAAATTCGCCCTGGGTATGCAACATCACCGGAAAAACAATACAATGGAAAACAATATTATCTTTCCCTATAAAATGCACCAATTTGGTTTCTTTATCTTTCCAATACAGCTCCCAATCTTTGTTATGGTCTAGCGCCCATTGTCTTGTTGCAGAGATGTAACCTATGGGTGCATCAAACCAAACATATAGTACCTTGCCATCTGCCCCCTCTGCCGGAACTTTAATTCCCCAATCTAAATCACGCGTAACGGCTCTTGGATGTAAGCCGCCATCAATCCAACTTTTACATTGGCCGTATACATTGGTGCGCCAATCATGCTTATGCCCTTCTAAAATCCACTCTTTCAGCCAGCCTTCATATTTATCTAAAGGTAAATACCAATGCTTAGTTTCTTTTCTTACAGGTTTATTTCCGGTTAAGGTTGATTTTGGATTGATTAACTCTTCAGGACTTAAAGAAGTTCCGCATTTTTCGCATTGGTCTCCGTAAGCACCATCGTTTCCGCAGCTAGGGCATGTACCTATAATATATCTATCAGCCAAGAATTGCTTAGCTTCTTCATCATAATATTGTTCTGATGTTTCAACTTTAAAAATCCCTTTTTCGTTAAGATTTCTAAAAAAATCCTGAGCGGTCTCGTGATGAATTGGCTCGCTGGTGCGATGATAAATATCAAAAGATATTCCTAACTTCTCGAAGCTGTGTTTATTAAGCTCATGATATTTATCAATAATAGCCCTGGGTGTAGTTTGCTCTTTCATAGCCTGATTAGCTATGGCTGTACCATGCTCATCAGAACCACATACAAAAACTACATCTCTCTTCTTTAAACGTAAATAACGTACATATAAATCTGCCGGAATATAAGCACCAGCTAAATGGCCAATATGTTTTGGTCCGTTAGCATAAGGTAGTGCAGCAGTAATGGTATATCTTTTAAATTTATCTTGTCCCAAAGCTATATATCTGTATTTCTATGAATTTGCAAAGATATATTATTTAGCATAAAGATGAGTAGTTTATC
This genomic window contains:
- a CDS encoding dihydroorotase; its protein translation is MTEKTLIKNISIVNEGQIIVTDILIGNGVILKIGRNHDALDTKVIDGTDKYLFPGIIDAQVHFREPGLTHKGNIYSESRAAVAGGVTSFIDMPNTFPNVLTMDILNEKYQIASEKSLANYGFLLGVNDDNLDYVINLDTSKLLGVTDDGLYFTKKGNLLADNPETMEKLFANCKSIIAIHSEKEQIVEENENVYREKYGDDVPIAFHPQIRSEKACYEASKRAIDIANKHKARLHILHLTTEAETHLFRNDIPLKEKNITTEVSVHHLWFSDQDYQRLGTLIKWNPAIKTEKDKKGLLKALLDDRIDIVTTDHAPHTLEEKQKPYFQSMSGAPIVQHSLNIMLEFYKQGLISLEKIAEKMCHNPATLYSIENRGFIREGYFADLSIVDLDSVWTVSKENILSKCGWSPLEGTTFQTKVTHSFVNGNLVYNNGQFNESIKGKALTLTNNTQRK
- a CDS encoding GIY-YIG nuclease family protein, whose product is MEDKFFVYALISAKDKRIYVGFSGDLDKRIHEHNSGKTKSTKGFRPWTLLYFEEVQGRDSARKKEKYYKSGIGKEFLKSLLT
- the metG gene encoding methionine--tRNA ligase, whose product is MGQDKFKRYTITAALPYANGPKHIGHLAGAYIPADLYVRYLRLKKRDVVFVCGSDEHGTAIANQAMKEQTTPRAIIDKYHELNKHSFEKLGISFDIYHRTSEPIHHETAQDFFRNLNEKGIFKVETSEQYYDEEAKQFLADRYIIGTCPSCGNDGAYGDQCEKCGTSLSPEELINPKSTLTGNKPVRKETKHWYLPLDKYEGWLKEWILEGHKHDWRTNVYGQCKSWIDGGLHPRAVTRDLDWGIKVPAEGADGKVLYVWFDAPIGYISATRQWALDHNKDWELYWKDKETKLVHFIGKDNIVFHCIVFPVMLHTQGEFILPENVPANEFMNLEGDKMSTSRGWSIEMHEYLEDFPHKIDELRYYLTAIAPETSDSEFTWKDYQARVNNELVAILGNFVNRVMILMHKYFDGIVAGSGKIDLSDKAINEAIGNCYDEVEQAFESYKFRQAQTAAMEIARLGNRYLTEHEPWKAYKENPEAAREVLHNCLHIIAHAATCLQAFLPNTAEKIFAMLNLKNNLSFDDEIVFEGGHQLNTAALLFEKIEDEVIERQIQKLIAKKASLEQVKEEASAVAPAKENISFEQFSGLDIRTGTILEAEKVAKTKKLLKLKIDTGIDVRTVVSGIAEFYEAEKIIGQQVSILVNLEPREIKGILSQGMILMAENSSGKLSFVAPTESDINNGSVIR